One window of the Paraburkholderia sp. PGU19 genome contains the following:
- the kdpE gene encoding two-component system response regulator KdpE, translated as MSDLSITVVLIEDEQQIRRFVRASLESEGMVVYDAPTGKQGLIEAATRKPDLVIVDLGLPDTDGLDVIRELRGWSELPVIVLSARTQESEKVAALDAGADDYLTKPFGVSELLARIRAHLRRRNQGGANETPQVHFGGVTVDLALRQVSRDGEPVHLTPLEYRLLATLVRHAGRVLTHRQLLRDVWGPSHVESHHYLRIYMAHLRQKLERDPAQPEHIVTETGVGYRLVGVA; from the coding sequence ATGAGTGACCTGAGCATCACTGTCGTACTGATCGAAGACGAACAGCAGATTCGCCGCTTCGTGCGGGCATCGCTGGAAAGCGAGGGCATGGTCGTGTACGACGCGCCCACGGGCAAGCAGGGGCTGATCGAAGCCGCGACGCGAAAGCCCGACCTCGTGATCGTCGACCTCGGCCTGCCCGACACCGACGGCCTCGACGTGATCCGCGAACTGCGCGGCTGGAGCGAGCTGCCCGTGATCGTGCTGTCGGCGCGCACGCAGGAGAGCGAAAAGGTGGCCGCGCTCGACGCGGGCGCCGACGACTATCTGACCAAGCCGTTCGGTGTGTCCGAACTGCTCGCGCGGATTCGGGCGCATCTGCGCCGGCGCAACCAGGGCGGTGCCAACGAGACGCCGCAGGTGCACTTCGGCGGCGTGACCGTCGATCTGGCGCTGCGCCAGGTGTCGCGCGACGGCGAGCCTGTCCATCTGACGCCGCTCGAATACCGGCTGCTCGCGACGCTCGTGCGCCACGCGGGCCGCGTGCTCACACACCGGCAACTGCTGCGCGACGTGTGGGGGCCGTCGCATGTGGAAAGCCATCACTATCTGCGCATCTACATGGCGCATCTGCGGCAGAAGTTGGAGCGCGATCCGGCGCAGCCCGAGCATATCGTCACGGAGACGGGCGTCGGCTACCGGCTGGTCGGCGTCGCCTGA
- a CDS encoding diacylglycerol kinase has translation MQTRQSNALRAPQESLRDAKTAVSNAEPYGEPFDDVHDMHEDGAPRARYAGESRSAPVSAMSSTTRDAARAREDALNGAKADAPESLEPLGPDDPLAPLPFNPYKGNRGITRAWHAMKNSFAGFRVAIREESAFRQELTLAAILLPCGVLVPVEPVSRVLLLGSVFLVLIVELLNSSVEAAIDRISLERHELSRRAKDLGSAAVMVALFICVMTWGLLVGPLVVHWVSGWVRAMQ, from the coding sequence ATGCAAACGAGACAATCGAACGCATTGCGCGCTCCGCAGGAATCGCTGCGCGACGCGAAGACGGCAGTGTCGAACGCGGAGCCGTATGGCGAACCGTTCGATGATGTGCATGATATGCACGAGGACGGCGCGCCGCGGGCGCGTTATGCTGGAGAGTCCAGATCTGCTCCTGTTTCTGCCATGTCATCTACTACGCGCGATGCCGCGCGAGCCCGCGAAGACGCGCTGAATGGCGCGAAAGCCGATGCGCCGGAATCGCTCGAGCCATTGGGTCCCGATGATCCGCTCGCGCCGCTGCCCTTCAATCCATACAAGGGCAATCGCGGGATCACCCGCGCGTGGCATGCGATGAAGAATTCGTTTGCCGGGTTTCGGGTCGCGATTCGTGAGGAGAGCGCGTTTCGGCAGGAGCTGACGTTGGCGGCGATTCTTTTGCCTTGCGGCGTATTGGTGCCTGTTGAGCCGGTGTCTCGTGTGCTGTTGCTGGGATCTGTGTTTCTTGTGCTGATTGTCGAGTTGCTCAACTCGAGCGTCGAGGCGGCTATTGATCGGATTTCGCTTGAGCGGCATGAATTGTCCCGGCGTGCGAAGGATCTCGGCAGTGCTGCCGTGATGGTTGCGCTTTTTATCTGCGTGATGACGTGGGGTTTGCTCGTTGGGCCGCTTGTTGTGCATTGGGTGAGTGGGTGGGTTCGGGCTATGCAGTAG
- a CDS encoding DUF924 family protein, protein MSVRFDAAAYSPEADYEALDPMARDVLVCWFGTPGSDEYGKDQKRWFKRSDAFDTMLRERFGASIEAALAHELDAWLRTPLGSLALVIVLDQFTRNCHRRTARMYDGDAQAMNITRRMIEEGSDVLLPTVYHRAFAYIPFEHDETVEGQREGVRLYTLLEAQGLDSSYARSALQHARIVERFGRFPHRNALLGRPSSDEEIAFLREPGSSF, encoded by the coding sequence ATGAGCGTGCGTTTCGACGCGGCGGCGTATTCGCCGGAAGCGGACTACGAGGCACTCGATCCGATGGCGCGCGACGTGCTCGTTTGCTGGTTCGGCACGCCGGGTTCGGATGAATATGGCAAGGACCAGAAGCGCTGGTTCAAACGCAGCGACGCGTTCGACACGATGCTGCGCGAGCGATTCGGTGCGTCGATCGAAGCGGCGCTCGCGCACGAACTCGATGCATGGCTCAGGACGCCGCTTGGCTCGCTGGCGCTGGTGATCGTGCTCGACCAGTTCACGCGCAATTGTCATCGGCGAACGGCGCGCATGTACGACGGCGACGCACAGGCGATGAACATCACGCGTCGCATGATCGAAGAGGGCAGCGACGTGTTGCTGCCGACCGTTTATCACCGCGCGTTCGCGTACATTCCGTTCGAGCACGATGAGACGGTGGAAGGCCAGCGTGAAGGCGTGCGTCTTTACACGCTGCTCGAAGCGCAAGGGCTGGACTCTTCGTATGCGCGTTCCGCTCTACAGCATGCGCGGATCGTCGAACGCTTCGGGCGCTTTCCGCATCGCAATGCGCTGCTCGGGCGTCCGTCGAGCGATGAAGAGATTGCGTTTTTGCGTGAGCCGGGGTCGTCGTTTTAG
- a CDS encoding alanyl-tRNA editing protein, which produces MTTRALFRDDAYLIHCDATITALDEQGIHLDQTVFYPLGGGQAGDAGALTLADGTRIEIADTRKAKFEGATPDDAVHVPVPGQEALLAQLAVGQKVTAQIDWTRRYRHMRLHTASHLMCAVLPYPVDGCSITSDYARLDFATVEPIERELVETRLAELVGGAHAVATQWITDDEMAARPELVRTMSVKPPMGLGRVRLLRIEGVDLQPCGGTHVHNTEEIGALRVAKLEKKSARTRRLVLEFA; this is translated from the coding sequence ATGACGACGCGCGCGCTGTTTCGCGACGACGCCTATCTGATCCACTGCGACGCGACCATCACCGCGCTCGACGAGCAGGGCATCCATCTCGATCAAACCGTGTTTTATCCCCTCGGCGGCGGCCAGGCGGGCGACGCGGGCGCGTTGACGCTCGCCGACGGCACGCGTATCGAGATCGCCGATACCCGCAAGGCGAAGTTCGAAGGCGCGACGCCCGACGACGCCGTCCACGTTCCCGTGCCCGGCCAGGAAGCGCTGCTCGCGCAGCTTGCCGTTGGCCAGAAGGTGACAGCGCAGATCGACTGGACGCGCCGCTACCGGCACATGCGCCTGCACACGGCGAGCCACCTGATGTGCGCGGTGCTGCCGTATCCCGTCGATGGCTGCAGCATCACGTCCGACTACGCGCGCCTCGATTTCGCGACCGTCGAGCCGATTGAACGCGAACTCGTCGAAACGCGGCTCGCGGAACTGGTGGGCGGCGCGCATGCCGTCGCGACGCAATGGATCACCGACGATGAAATGGCGGCGCGCCCCGAACTGGTCCGCACGATGAGCGTAAAGCCGCCGATGGGCCTCGGGCGGGTGCGGCTGCTGCGCATCGAAGGCGTCGATCTGCAGCCGTGCGGCGGCACGCATGTGCACAACACGGAAGAGATCGGCGCGCTGCGCGTCGCGAAGCTGGAAAAGAAAAGCGCGCGTACGCGGCGGCTCGTGCTGGAGTTCGCATGA
- the sugE gene encoding quaternary ammonium compound efflux SMR transporter SugE: MSWILLFVAGLLEVAWAAGLKTSEGFTRFWPSVFTIVTALGSFVLLAMAMRQLPLGTAYAVWTGIGAVGAFIFGIVMMGEAVTAARVGSAVLIVFGLIGLKLSSGH, translated from the coding sequence ATGTCCTGGATTCTTCTGTTTGTCGCCGGTTTGCTGGAAGTCGCGTGGGCGGCCGGTCTCAAGACCTCCGAAGGCTTTACCCGCTTCTGGCCGTCCGTCTTCACGATTGTGACGGCGCTCGGCAGCTTCGTGCTGCTTGCCATGGCGATGCGCCAGTTGCCGCTCGGCACGGCCTACGCCGTCTGGACGGGCATCGGCGCGGTCGGCGCGTTCATTTTCGGCATCGTGATGATGGGCGAGGCGGTGACGGCGGCGCGCGTCGGCAGCGCGGTGCTGATCGTCTTCGGACTGATCGGATTGAAGCTCTCGTCCGGGCACTGA
- a CDS encoding glycosyltransferase family 1 protein, which translates to MKIMIVTDAWEPQVNGVVRTLKNTTRELTAIGHKVDLLTPLEFKTIPCPTYPEIRLSLMPRRHLRKRIDEFQPDALHIATEGPLGLAARKYAIEHKLPFTTAYHTRFPEYVEARFGVPVSWTYRFLHWFHKASLAVMAPTPVVKTDLEKFGFTNVVLWTRGVDLDIFRQMESKVLNTARPIFLYVGRVAVEKNVEAFLKLDLPGSKWVCGEGPALAELKSRYPAANYLGVLTQAELAKVYAAADVFVFPSRTDTFGLVLLEALACGTPVAAYPVTGPIDVLGDGGAGAMHEDLREACLQALKIDRNDARAWAERFSWTAASEQFAAHLKPLSRSAYREESAAA; encoded by the coding sequence ATGAAGATCATGATCGTCACCGATGCGTGGGAACCGCAGGTCAATGGCGTGGTTCGCACGCTGAAGAACACGACGCGCGAGTTGACGGCGATCGGCCACAAGGTCGATCTGCTGACGCCGCTCGAGTTCAAGACGATTCCGTGCCCGACGTACCCGGAGATTCGCCTGTCGCTGATGCCGCGGCGCCACTTGCGCAAGCGCATCGACGAATTCCAGCCGGACGCGCTGCACATCGCGACGGAAGGCCCGCTCGGGCTGGCCGCGCGCAAGTATGCGATCGAGCACAAGCTGCCGTTCACGACGGCCTATCACACGCGCTTTCCCGAATACGTCGAGGCGCGCTTCGGCGTTCCCGTCTCGTGGACGTACCGTTTCCTGCACTGGTTTCACAAGGCATCGCTTGCCGTGATGGCGCCGACGCCGGTCGTCAAGACCGACCTCGAAAAGTTCGGCTTCACGAACGTCGTGCTGTGGACGCGCGGCGTCGATCTCGACATCTTCCGGCAGATGGAGTCGAAGGTGCTGAACACCGCGCGGCCGATTTTTCTGTACGTCGGACGCGTGGCCGTCGAGAAGAATGTCGAAGCGTTCCTGAAGCTCGATCTGCCCGGCTCGAAGTGGGTCTGCGGTGAAGGCCCGGCGCTTGCCGAACTGAAGTCGCGCTATCCGGCCGCCAACTATCTCGGCGTTCTGACGCAGGCCGAACTCGCGAAGGTCTACGCTGCCGCTGACGTGTTCGTATTCCCGAGCAGGACCGACACGTTCGGTCTCGTGCTGCTCGAAGCGCTTGCGTGCGGCACGCCTGTTGCGGCGTATCCTGTAACGGGTCCGATCGATGTGCTCGGCGATGGCGGCGCGGGCGCGATGCACGAAGACTTGCGCGAAGCGTGCCTGCAGGCGCTGAAGATCGATCGCAACGATGCGCGCGCGTGGGCCGAACGTTTTTCGTGGACGGCCGCGTCCGAGCAGTTTGCAGCGCATCTGAAGCCGTTGTCGCGTTCCGCTTATCGCGAGGAAAGCGCCGCCGCCTGA
- a CDS encoding TetR/AcrR family transcriptional regulator has translation MEAKPPRRTRERILELSLKLFNDIGEPNVTTTTIAEEMEISPGNLYYHFRNKDDIINSIFSQFEQEIEKRLRFPDDHRATIDEMWSYLQYMVDFTWRYRFLYRDLNDLLARNRTLETHFKQIISHKVRFASQFCEQLVADNEMVATPDELKVIATNIGVIATYWLSYQFVMNPRKYNEQEAIQAELHQVSVQIVSLMAPYLRGRSRELFDDLVSGKHPQREFYDYLPPREPRNESKDR, from the coding sequence ATGGAAGCCAAACCTCCCCGCCGCACGCGCGAACGGATTCTCGAACTATCGTTGAAGCTCTTCAACGATATCGGCGAGCCGAACGTCACGACGACGACGATCGCCGAGGAAATGGAAATCAGTCCAGGCAACCTGTACTACCACTTCCGCAACAAAGACGACATCATCAACAGCATCTTCAGCCAGTTCGAGCAGGAGATCGAAAAGCGTCTGCGTTTCCCGGACGACCATCGCGCAACCATCGACGAAATGTGGTCGTATCTGCAGTACATGGTCGATTTCACGTGGCGCTACCGCTTCCTGTATCGTGACCTGAACGATCTGCTCGCACGCAACCGCACGCTCGAAACACACTTCAAGCAGATCATCAGCCACAAGGTGCGCTTCGCCAGCCAGTTCTGCGAGCAGCTCGTGGCCGACAACGAAATGGTCGCGACGCCCGACGAGCTCAAGGTCATCGCGACCAATATCGGCGTGATCGCGACCTACTGGCTGTCATATCAGTTCGTCATGAATCCGCGCAAGTACAACGAACAGGAAGCGATCCAGGCCGAGCTGCATCAGGTCAGCGTGCAGATCGTGTCGCTGATGGCGCCGTATCTGCGCGGACGCTCGCGCGAACTGTTCGACGATCTGGTGTCGGGCAAACATCCGCAGCGCGAGTTCTACGACTATCTGCCGCCGCGCGAACCTCGCAACGAATCGAAGGACAGGTAA
- a CDS encoding group II truncated hemoglobin translates to MTDPIDEAPSQPTAFELVGGEARVREIVDRFYDLMDLEADFAGIRKLHPPTLDGSRDKLFWFLCGWLGGPDHYISRFGHPRLRARHLPFQIASVERDQWLRCMAWAMEDVGLPEPLRERLLHSFFDTADWMRNHPG, encoded by the coding sequence ATGACTGATCCGATTGACGAAGCACCGTCGCAGCCGACGGCCTTCGAACTGGTAGGCGGCGAAGCGCGCGTGCGCGAAATCGTCGACCGTTTCTACGACCTGATGGACCTCGAAGCCGACTTCGCCGGTATCCGCAAGCTGCATCCGCCGACGCTCGACGGCTCGCGCGACAAGCTGTTCTGGTTCCTGTGCGGCTGGCTCGGCGGCCCCGATCACTACATCAGCCGCTTTGGCCATCCGCGTCTGCGTGCGCGGCATCTGCCGTTCCAGATCGCGTCGGTGGAGCGCGACCAGTGGCTGCGCTGCATGGCGTGGGCGATGGAAGACGTCGGCCTGCCCGAGCCATTGCGTGAACGCCTGCTGCATTCGTTCTTCGATACGGCCGACTGGATGCGCAATCATCCGGGCTGA
- a CDS encoding UDP-2,3-diacylglucosamine diphosphatase has protein sequence MDNNTSATSLFRQNGPSVDPVAFGPRTPSVGLPPLPHLPVTPTPSESDHDDGHENSHRYRTIWLSDIHLGSGGCQANYLLDFLRHNESEYLYLVGDIIDGWQLKKGWYWPQAHNDVVQKILRKARKGTQVVYIPGNHDEGARQFCDLAFGDIHVRGEAFHTTLQGKRLWIVHGDLFDGVIQHAKWLAYLGDTLYTMILVLNRWFNRIRIKLGFQYWSLSQYLKHQVKNAVNFISAFENVMTDEARRRGCDGVVCGHIHKAEIREIDGVLYCNDGDWVESLSALVETYEGELKVIYWTVMRSPEANTTKARATA, from the coding sequence ATGGACAACAACACGTCCGCGACTTCCCTCTTCCGCCAGAATGGCCCGAGCGTCGATCCCGTCGCTTTCGGCCCCCGCACCCCCTCAGTTGGCCTGCCGCCGCTTCCGCATCTACCGGTGACGCCAACACCTTCCGAAAGCGATCACGACGACGGTCACGAGAATTCGCACCGCTATCGCACCATCTGGCTCTCCGACATTCACCTCGGTTCCGGCGGCTGCCAGGCGAACTATCTGCTCGACTTCCTGCGGCACAACGAGTCAGAGTACCTGTACCTCGTCGGCGACATCATCGACGGCTGGCAACTGAAGAAAGGCTGGTACTGGCCACAGGCGCACAACGACGTCGTGCAGAAGATCCTGCGCAAGGCGCGCAAGGGCACGCAGGTCGTGTACATCCCCGGCAATCACGACGAAGGCGCGCGCCAGTTCTGCGATCTCGCATTCGGCGACATCCACGTGCGCGGCGAGGCGTTCCACACGACGCTGCAGGGCAAGCGCCTGTGGATCGTGCACGGCGATCTGTTCGACGGCGTGATCCAGCACGCGAAGTGGCTCGCGTATCTCGGCGACACGCTCTACACGATGATTCTCGTGCTGAACCGCTGGTTCAACCGCATCCGCATCAAGCTCGGTTTCCAGTACTGGTCGCTATCGCAGTACCTGAAGCATCAGGTGAAGAACGCGGTGAACTTCATCTCGGCGTTCGAGAACGTGATGACGGATGAAGCGCGCCGCCGCGGCTGCGACGGCGTCGTGTGCGGGCACATTCACAAGGCTGAGATCCGCGAGATCGACGGCGTGCTGTATTGCAACGACGGCGACTGGGTAGAAAGCCTGTCGGCGCTCGTCGAGACCTACGAAGGCGAGTTGAAGGTCATCTACTGGACCGTGATGCGCTCGCCCGAAGCGAACACGACGAAAGCCCGCGCCACAGCGTGA
- a CDS encoding SDR family oxidoreductase, whose product MTKVVLITGASRGIGRATAHMLGTHGWSVGVNYATNEAAAKQTAAEVGRAGGHARLIAGDVADEAQVIAMFDAVEHAFGRLDALVNNAGIVAPSMPLAEMDATRLKRMFDVNVYGAYLCAREAARRMSKDRGGHGGVIVNVSSAASRLGSPNEYVDYAGSKGAVDTMTIGLAKELGPQGIRVNAVRPGLIDTDIHASGGRPDRAAVLGMQTPLGRPGTADEVAEAIVWLLSDASSYVNGALLDVSAGR is encoded by the coding sequence ATGACGAAAGTGGTTCTGATCACGGGCGCGAGCCGCGGCATCGGCCGCGCAACGGCACACATGCTCGGCACGCACGGCTGGTCGGTCGGCGTGAACTACGCGACCAATGAAGCCGCCGCCAAACAGACAGCCGCCGAAGTCGGACGCGCAGGCGGCCATGCTCGCCTGATCGCGGGCGACGTCGCCGACGAAGCGCAAGTCATCGCGATGTTCGATGCAGTAGAGCATGCGTTTGGCCGCCTCGACGCGCTAGTCAACAACGCGGGCATCGTCGCGCCTTCGATGCCGCTCGCCGAGATGGACGCCACGCGCCTGAAGCGCATGTTCGACGTCAACGTGTACGGCGCGTATCTGTGCGCGCGAGAGGCGGCGCGACGCATGTCGAAGGATCGTGGCGGACATGGCGGCGTGATCGTCAACGTGTCGTCAGCGGCGTCGCGGCTTGGCTCGCCGAACGAATACGTCGATTACGCCGGCTCGAAGGGCGCGGTCGACACGATGACGATCGGCCTCGCGAAAGAACTCGGCCCGCAGGGCATCCGCGTGAACGCAGTGCGCCCCGGACTGATCGACACCGATATCCACGCGAGCGGCGGCCGTCCCGACCGCGCCGCGGTGCTCGGCATGCAGACGCCGCTCGGCCGTCCGGGCACGGCCGACGAGGTCGCCGAAGCGATCGTCTGGTTGTTGAGCGATGCGTCATCGTATGTGAACGGCGCGCTGCTCGATGTCAGCGCGGGCCGCTGA
- a CDS encoding DUF4126 domain-containing protein produces the protein MLEPLSLAAGLSWGSGLRLYLTVLIAGVFGRAGFIHLPDTLSVLQSPWVIGAAAILTLAEFLADKIPAFDSLWDAVHTFIRIPAGAMLAVGALGHADPALMTVAALAGGTLAGASHLTKAGTRALINLSPEPVSNVVTSTAEDGLVFGGLLLALFVPVLFLVLLVGFLVLASWVLPRLWRGVQGGFRGMATHMVSRFARSRHD, from the coding sequence ATGCTTGAACCTCTTTCGCTTGCAGCGGGCCTCTCCTGGGGCAGCGGCTTGCGCCTTTATCTGACCGTCCTGATCGCGGGCGTGTTCGGGCGCGCCGGTTTCATCCATCTTCCCGATACGCTATCCGTGCTGCAGTCGCCGTGGGTGATCGGCGCAGCGGCCATCCTGACGCTCGCCGAATTCCTCGCTGACAAGATTCCCGCGTTCGATTCGCTGTGGGACGCCGTTCACACGTTCATCCGCATTCCGGCGGGCGCCATGCTAGCCGTCGGCGCGCTCGGTCACGCCGATCCGGCGCTGATGACGGTTGCGGCGCTGGCAGGCGGCACGCTCGCCGGCGCATCGCATCTGACGAAGGCCGGCACGCGGGCGCTGATCAATCTGTCGCCGGAGCCGGTATCCAATGTTGTCACGTCGACGGCGGAGGACGGGCTCGTGTTCGGCGGGCTGCTGCTCGCGCTGTTCGTCCCCGTGCTGTTTCTCGTGCTGCTGGTCGGCTTCCTCGTGCTCGCGAGCTGGGTGCTGCCGCGTCTGTGGCGCGGCGTGCAGGGCGGCTTTCGCGGCATGGCGACGCATATGGTGTCGCGATTCGCGCGGAGCCGTCACGATTGA
- a CDS encoding TIGR00730 family Rossman fold protein: protein MKAVCVYCGSSNGAKPLYREAAKAFGRALVAANLSLVYGGGKVGLMGVIADEVMAAGGRAIGVIPELLVNKEVGHNGLSELHVVPDMHQRKKMMADLSDAFVAMPGGAGTLEELFEVYTWAQLGYHQKAVAVLNIDGFYDPLIAMLEHTVQEGFMRQTYFDILQVDSDPAALIQKLQRYQPPISDKWADNRERV, encoded by the coding sequence ATGAAGGCAGTCTGTGTCTATTGCGGCTCCTCCAACGGAGCCAAACCGCTATACCGCGAGGCCGCGAAAGCATTCGGACGCGCGCTCGTCGCGGCGAACCTGTCGCTCGTCTACGGTGGCGGCAAGGTCGGCCTGATGGGCGTGATCGCCGACGAAGTGATGGCCGCGGGCGGCCGCGCGATCGGCGTGATCCCCGAACTGCTGGTCAACAAGGAAGTCGGCCACAACGGCCTGTCGGAACTGCACGTCGTGCCCGACATGCATCAACGCAAGAAGATGATGGCCGATCTCTCCGACGCGTTCGTCGCGATGCCAGGCGGCGCAGGCACGCTCGAAGAGCTGTTCGAGGTCTACACGTGGGCGCAGCTTGGCTATCATCAGAAGGCCGTGGCCGTGTTGAATATCGACGGCTTCTACGATCCGTTGATCGCGATGCTCGAACACACCGTGCAGGAAGGCTTCATGCGCCAGACGTACTTCGACATCCTGCAGGTCGACAGCGATCCCGCCGCGCTGATCCAGAAGCTGCAACGCTACCAGCCGCCCATAAGCGACAAGTGGGCGGACAACCGCGAGCGCGTGTGA